The following DNA comes from Chthoniobacterales bacterium.
TCAGCGTGTCGATGTCGAGCACGAGCACCAGGCCGATGATCACGAGCAGCAGTTGGGTCATGAAGTCGACCACCGCGAGCGCGATGTTCAGCCCGGCCGACTCCTTCACGCCTCGGACGTTGATCGCGGCGAGGATCGCGATGATCGCGGCACCCGCGATGATGTCGCCGGGAGCCGAGCGCAGCGGCTCCCAGAACAGCCCGCCGATGTAGTGCGGCACGAAGAACGCCGAGATGGCGACCGTGATGACGTAGTTGAGCATCTGGCCCCACGCGGCGAAGAAGGACCAGAACTCGTTGAACGCGTGGCGGGCGAACGACGACGATCCGCCGGCCTCGGGGTACATCGTCGTGGCCTCGGCGTAGGTCGCCGCCGTCCAGAAGAAGATGACCCCGGTGATGATGAAGACGATCGGGGTGAGCCCGAGCGCGAGCGCCGCGACGAGCCCGAGCGCGTAGTAGATCGATGAGCCGACGTTCCCGTAGGCCGTCGCGACCAGCGCGTTGACCCCCAGGACACGCTGCAGGCCCTGGAGCCGGCGTTGCGCCATAACCGCGGCGGGAGTCTACGCCGAGGTCGGTGTCGGGCTGGTCAGGACCGTGCGGGCGCCGTCAGGCCTCGAGCGCGAACTCGAGCGTGGCCTCGATCGTCACTTCGTTGGACAGCGTCAGGCCGCCGTCCGGCAGCTGCTCCTGCCAGTCCAGGCCGAAGTCGCGGCGGTCGAGCGTGACCGCCAGCTCGATCGTGACCTGCTCGTTGCCGGTCAGCAGATGCGAGCCGGGGACGCCGAGCCGGCCGGTCGCCTCTGCCGGCTGTACGTGCCCGTGGAGCGTGAGCTCGCCCGACACGGTGATGTCGCGCGAGCCGTCCGCGCCGCGCACCTCGCTGCCCACGAAGAGCACATCGGGGTACGTGGCCGCGTCGAGGAACTCCGCCGACAGCATCCGCTCGCGGATCTCAGGCTGGTTGAGGTCAAGGCTGTCGAGCGGCACGGAGATCTCGAGCGTCCCGGCGCCGACGTCGAGCGAGCCGTCGATCTCACGAAAGCCCGCGCGGTAGTCGCGTATGCCCAGATGGCGCACGCTGAACGTGACCGACGAGAAGCCACCGTCGACGTGCCATACACCGGAGCCCAGCTGTTCCTCGAGGAAGCTCATTCACCGAACCTAGACCAGGCCGTCACAAGACGGCTGAGCGAGGCCTCAGGCGTTATGCAACCAACGGGATGATGAGAATTGCCACGATGTTGGCGACCTTGATCATGGGATTGATCGCCGGGCCGGCGGTGTCCTTGTAAGGATCGCCCACGGTATCGCCGGTGACGCTGGCCTTGTGCGCCTCGCTGTGCTTGCCGCCGTGATGGCCTTCCTCGATGTATTTCTTGGCGTTGTCCCAGGCGCCGCCGCTGGAGGTCATGGAAATTCCGAGGAAAAGTCCGGTGACGATGCTGCCGACGAGGACGCCGCCGAGAATGGTCGGGCCGCCGTTGTGAATCATGGCCACGAGGATCACGACGAGGATCGGAAGCAGCGCGGGGACGATCATTTCCTTGAGCGCGGCCTTCGTGACGATATCAACGCAAGTCCCGTAGTCGGGGATGTCCTGACCTGTGAGGATGCCGGGCTTGGCTTTAATCTGGCGGCGAACTTCAGAGACCACGGC
Coding sequences within:
- a CDS encoding amino acid permease — translated: MAQRRLQGLQRVLGVNALVATAYGNVGSSIYYALGLVAALALGLTPIVFIITGVIFFWTAATYAEATTMYPEAGGSSSFARHAFNEFWSFFAAWGQMLNYVITVAISAFFVPHYIGGLFWEPLRSAPGDIIAGAAIIAILAAINVRGVKESAGLNIALAVVDFMTQLLLVIIGLVLVLDIDTL
- a CDS encoding YceI family protein, producing MSFLEEQLGSGVWHVDGGFSSVTFSVRHLGIRDYRAGFREIDGSLDVGAGTLEISVPLDSLDLNQPEIRERMLSAEFLDAATYPDVLFVGSEVRGADGSRDITVSGELTLHGHVQPAEATGRLGVPGSHLLTGNEQVTIELAVTLDRRDFGLDWQEQLPDGGLTLSNEVTIEATLEFALEA